The Branchiostoma lanceolatum isolate klBraLanc5 chromosome 10, klBraLanc5.hap2, whole genome shotgun sequence genome has a window encoding:
- the LOC136443015 gene encoding calphotin-like, with amino-acid sequence MCRLAVTNQPAVHVPAAVLIPNAAQTDPATRTEHVPAAVLIPNAAQTDPATRTEHVPAAVPVPDAAQTDPAAETEHAAVPVPDAAQTDPATRTEHVPAAVPVPDAAQTDPATRTEHVPAAVLIPNAAQTDPATRTEHVPAAVPIPDAAQTDPATRTEHVPAAVPVPDAAQTDPATRTEHVPAAVPVPDAAQTDPATRTEHVPAAVPISDAAQTDPATRTEHVPAAVPVPDAAQTDPATRTEHVPAAVLIPNAAQTDPATRTEHVPAAVPVPDAAQTDPATRTEHVPAA; translated from the coding sequence ATGTGCAGACTTGCAGTCACCAACCAACCTGCTGTGCACGTTCCCGCGGCCGTGCTCATTCCTAATGCGGCCCAGACGGACCCTGCGACCAGGACAGAGCACGTTCCCGCGGCCGTGCTCATTCCTAATGCGGCCCAGACGGACCCTGCGACCAGGACAGAGCACGTTCCCGCTGCCGTGCCCGTTCCAGATGCGGCCCAGACGGACCCTGCAGCCGAGACAGAGCACGCTGCCGTGCCCGTTCCAGATGCGGCCCAGACGGACCCTGCGACCAGGACAGAGCACGTTCCCGCTGCCGTGCCCGTTCCAGATGCGGCCCAGACGGACCCTGCGACCAGGACAGAGCACGTTCCCGCGGCCGTGCTCATTCCTAATGCGGCCCAGACGGACCCTGCGACCAGGACAGAGCACGTTCCCGCTGCCGTGCCCATTCCAGATGCGGCCCAGACGGACCCTGCGACCAGGACAGAGCACGTTCCCGCTGCCGTGCCCGTTCCAGATGCGGCCCAGACGGACCCTGCGACCAGGACAGAGCACGTTCCCGCTGCCGTGCCCGTTCCAGATGCGGCCCAGACGGACCCTGCGACCAGGACAGAGCACGTTCCCGCTGCCGTGCCCATTTCAGATGCGGCCCAGACGGACCCTGCGACCAGGACAGAGCACGTTCCCGCTGCCGTGCCCGTTCCAGATGCGGCCCAGACGGACCCTGCGACCAGGACAGAGCACGTTCCCGCGGCCGTGCTCATTCCTAATGCGGCCCAGACGGACCCTGCGACCAGGACAGAGCACGTTCCCGCTGCCGTGCCCGTTCCAGATGCGGCCCAGACGGACCCTGCGACCAGGACAGAGCACGTTCCCGCTGCCTAG